One genomic window of Corynebacterium sp. sy039 includes the following:
- a CDS encoding NAD(P)/FAD-dependent oxidoreductase, with product MKNIMTEVVVVGAGQAGIATSEHLKEKGINHVVLERDCIAARWRKERWDSLVANGPVWHDRFPNLAFGGEQDRFASKEEIADYMVEYAEKFDLPIVEGVEVLQVTRKNRQSGFVVSTSHGTYECGYVVAATGAFQIPIIPPIVPEKSHIAQIHSSDYRNPNSIPEGGVLVVGAGSSGVQIAEELRASGREVYLSVGPHDRPPRSYRNRDFVYWLGVLGKWDMVAPQEETQHVTIAVTGAKGGYTIDFRDLASAGITLVGRTVSFKNGIIYFAGDLAQNIRSGDENYLSLLREADAYIAEHGLQLPIEPEAYELGEDPDCVKNPVLELNLIESGISTIIWSTGFGRDYTWLDVDKATDEEGKPNQTRGISEAHGIYFVGLPWQSRRGSSFIWGSWHDAKFVVDQIDIQRNYRDYANPKD from the coding sequence ATGAAGAATATCATGACTGAGGTTGTTGTGGTTGGTGCTGGTCAAGCAGGAATAGCGACAAGTGAGCATCTCAAAGAAAAAGGTATTAACCATGTAGTTCTTGAAAGAGATTGTATTGCAGCACGCTGGCGGAAAGAGCGATGGGACTCCCTGGTAGCCAACGGTCCTGTTTGGCATGATCGTTTTCCTAACCTTGCATTTGGAGGCGAACAAGATCGTTTTGCTTCTAAAGAAGAAATTGCGGATTATATGGTTGAGTATGCGGAAAAGTTTGATCTGCCCATTGTCGAAGGAGTGGAAGTACTTCAGGTAACGCGTAAAAATAGACAAAGTGGTTTTGTCGTCAGCACGTCTCATGGAACCTATGAGTGCGGTTATGTAGTTGCTGCGACGGGTGCCTTTCAGATTCCAATAATTCCACCGATAGTTCCTGAAAAGAGCCATATTGCCCAAATCCATTCTTCGGATTATCGCAATCCGAATAGCATCCCTGAAGGTGGAGTTCTTGTTGTTGGTGCTGGGTCTTCAGGCGTACAAATTGCAGAAGAGCTTCGAGCTTCTGGAAGAGAAGTGTATTTATCGGTAGGACCACATGATCGTCCACCACGTAGTTATCGCAATCGTGATTTTGTTTATTGGCTAGGTGTTCTCGGTAAATGGGATATGGTAGCCCCTCAAGAGGAGACGCAACACGTAACTATTGCAGTAACAGGAGCAAAAGGGGGGTATACCATTGATTTTCGTGACCTAGCATCTGCGGGAATCACTTTAGTTGGGCGTACTGTTTCTTTCAAGAACGGAATTATATATTTTGCGGGAGATCTTGCGCAAAATATTCGTTCAGGAGATGAAAATTATCTTTCCTTATTGCGAGAAGCAGATGCATATATCGCAGAGCATGGCCTACAACTTCCAATAGAACCTGAGGCCTATGAACTTGGGGAAGATCCTGATTGCGTCAAAAATCCTGTCCTTGAACTTAATTTGATCGAATCAGGTATCTCTACCATCATTTGGTCGACTGGTTTTGGCAGAGACTATACCTGGTTAGATGTTGATAAAGCGACCGACGAAGAAGGAAAACCTAACCAGACACGAGGAATTTCTGAGGCACATGGTATCTATTTCGTTGGTTTACCATGGCAGTCTCGACGTGGTTCATCATTTATCTGGGGTTCTTGGCATGATGCGAAATTTGTTGTCGATCAAATAGATATTCAACGGAATTATCGTGATTACGCTAATCCAAAAGATTAA
- a CDS encoding RidA family protein — MKYTRIRPFNTKDTYPEQNLSNDLCQAVVANNLVFLRGQIGQDLDTRESVGIGDVKAQAEKAMANINLLLSEAGGCLEDIVKITVYLTDIRYREPVYNVIGKWLKGVFPVSTGLVVDALARPEWLVEIDATAVLSDSN, encoded by the coding sequence ATGAAATATACCCGTATTCGCCCGTTTAATACTAAAGACACATATCCTGAACAAAATCTTTCTAACGATCTTTGCCAGGCGGTTGTTGCGAATAATCTGGTCTTCTTACGTGGACAAATTGGTCAGGATCTTGATACTCGGGAGTCTGTTGGCATTGGTGATGTTAAAGCACAAGCAGAGAAAGCAATGGCAAATATCAATTTGCTGTTGTCGGAGGCAGGTGGTTGCCTTGAGGATATTGTCAAAATTACTGTTTATTTAACAGATATTCGTTATCGAGAACCTGTTTACAACGTTATAGGTAAATGGCTCAAGGGAGTTTTTCCAGTGTCGACAGGTCTTGTAGTTGATGCACTTGCTCGTCCAGAGTGGCTGGTGGAAATTGATGCCACTGCCGTACTTTCTGACAGTAATTAG
- a CDS encoding DUF1028 domain-containing protein translates to MTFSIIARDETGALGQAVASSSPAVAARCMHLRGNVGAVASQNITDPRFGSFLLDRLADGFSASDAFRQLAALDNTLSYRQITILPFSGSGYAYSGKNTLGIHHQIISDDCVVAGNMLAGEDVILAMLEAFEKAPGELEYRLLKAMKAGQYAGGEAGPIHSVGLGVVRKAGWVETDLRVDWSEVPLEDLESLLNVWMPQRDDYVIRGVKPHVAPAYGVPGEK, encoded by the coding sequence TTGACATTTTCTATTATTGCTAGAGATGAAACCGGTGCACTGGGGCAAGCGGTAGCATCTTCTTCACCTGCTGTTGCTGCTCGATGTATGCACTTACGCGGTAATGTGGGCGCAGTGGCATCACAAAATATTACTGATCCACGTTTTGGTAGTTTTTTATTAGATCGACTTGCCGACGGATTTTCCGCGTCTGATGCGTTTAGACAGCTTGCAGCGCTTGATAATACATTGAGTTATCGGCAAATTACTATCTTGCCATTTTCAGGTTCTGGCTATGCATATTCAGGTAAAAATACTTTAGGTATTCATCATCAAATTATCAGTGATGATTGCGTGGTGGCAGGGAATATGTTGGCTGGTGAGGATGTTATCTTGGCTATGCTAGAAGCCTTTGAGAAAGCCCCTGGTGAATTAGAATACCGATTGCTGAAAGCAATGAAAGCAGGACAATATGCTGGAGGAGAAGCTGGACCAATACATTCGGTTGGCTTGGGTGTTGTACGTAAAGCAGGGTGGGTTGAAACTGATTTACGCGTCGATTGGTCTGAGGTTCCATTAGAAGATCTGGAATCACTCTTGAATGTATGGATGCCTCAGCGTGATGATTACGTTATACGTGGGGTAAAACCACATGTAGCACCTGCTTATGGAGTTCCTGGTGAAAAGTAA
- a CDS encoding M20 family metallopeptidase — protein MKSKLKSIAAEKVKQELYLLVELSEWLHAHPEVAWQEYESSTRCTEYLRQKGFSIEEKYVGIDTAFRAVKGTGTRRIGVMAEYDALPGIGHACGHNLIASMSLGAGLALAEVADELDITVEVYGTPAEEGGGGKIEMLDRGAFAGLDFAMMAHPAPVDVSRAQPFAVMHWQINFIGKASHAAAYPSEGINASDAFIISEVALGLLRQQLPPTVRVHGILTKGGDAPNAIPHRTQGRWYVRASTMTELKETAEKVKNCFQAGALATGCELSIIEESKPYSDFLIDEPALAFYERNAKALGRKLYRDGPETHMCQASTDFANVSHITRAIHPYIGVNSFPVLNHQAEFADACIGSVAEQALSDGATALAWTAIDVALEWKKDTTD, from the coding sequence GTGAAAAGTAAATTAAAAAGCATTGCTGCGGAAAAAGTAAAGCAAGAATTGTATTTATTAGTTGAACTGTCCGAGTGGCTTCATGCACATCCTGAAGTAGCATGGCAAGAATATGAGTCGTCAACTCGTTGCACTGAATATCTACGTCAAAAGGGTTTTTCTATAGAAGAAAAATATGTTGGCATCGATACTGCTTTTCGTGCTGTTAAAGGAACTGGTACTCGACGTATTGGGGTCATGGCTGAATACGATGCATTACCTGGAATCGGACATGCATGTGGCCATAACCTGATCGCTAGTATGTCTCTAGGGGCTGGTCTAGCATTAGCGGAAGTTGCAGATGAACTGGATATTACAGTTGAGGTTTATGGCACACCAGCTGAAGAAGGGGGAGGCGGAAAAATTGAAATGCTTGATCGTGGTGCGTTTGCAGGTCTTGATTTCGCAATGATGGCTCATCCTGCACCAGTTGATGTCAGTAGAGCACAACCCTTTGCAGTGATGCATTGGCAGATAAATTTTATAGGGAAAGCATCTCATGCAGCTGCTTATCCCAGTGAGGGAATAAATGCTTCAGATGCGTTTATTATTTCTGAAGTTGCTCTTGGCCTTTTGCGGCAGCAACTTCCTCCTACAGTACGCGTGCATGGCATCCTTACTAAAGGAGGCGATGCCCCTAACGCAATACCGCATAGAACACAGGGGCGTTGGTATGTGAGAGCTTCTACTATGACTGAGCTCAAAGAAACAGCTGAGAAAGTAAAAAATTGTTTTCAAGCAGGTGCTTTAGCGACTGGTTGTGAGTTATCCATTATCGAAGAGTCAAAACCATATTCAGATTTTCTGATAGATGAGCCAGCACTGGCTTTTTATGAGAGAAATGCGAAGGCACTGGGGCGAAAATTATATAGAGATGGACCAGAGACACATATGTGTCAGGCCTCCACTGATTTTGCAAATGTTTCGCATATAACACGAGCTATTCATCCATACATAGGTGTAAATTCTTTTCCTGTTCTTAACCATCAGGCTGAATTTGCTGATGCATGTATTGGCTCAGTGGCAGAACAAGCACTTTCTGATGGAGCGACAGCGCTTGCTTGGACTGCTATCGACGTGGCTTTGGAATGGAAGAAAGATACTACTGATTAA